One Augochlora pura isolate Apur16 chromosome 10, APUR_v2.2.1, whole genome shotgun sequence DNA window includes the following coding sequences:
- the Fibp gene encoding acidic fibroblast growth factor intracellular-binding protein — MLSEVDVFISNYTLVDPEIYQLWVDGHSSSDAVNILHQRGICHLTNAPIELVASDILDHYRTYALLEKLLHTPTKLASEQLAFQIEPQTSQMLIEMYYEFDDIVIRELLGKKLTSKSRKDMDEVSEKTGITLKSCRRQYDNVKRVSKVVEDLPGSLVTNIEQHFLLSEDLAKRYAAVVFIACLRFEMNKRKLQFLTFPDLYHCANSMMSLWTYRCVGSEYFDTDLDREFLFELADCRIYLENNVQHKHLVCIKLKPMIPERCYQEVDSNFRSYSRAILGLGCNLHRSRDLRFFFLELVEKCIEPWRQINWSHTDLRNFLTVYTQCALDMPVLRDGGLRDAFERYMTVITCCLLRMYHT, encoded by the exons ATGTTGTCAGAGGTTGACGTATTCATAAGTAATTATACCCTCGTCGATCCCGAAATATATCAGCTTTGGGTCGATGGTCATTCTT CTAGCGATGCGGTCAATATTTTGCATCAACGAGGTATATGTCATCTAACGAACGCCCCTATCGAGTTGGTTGCTTCCGACATCCTAGACCACTATCGAACTTATGCTCTTTTGGAGAAACTGCTCCATACACCTACAAAATTAGCGAGCGAACAACTTGCGTTTCAGATAGAACCTCAAACTAGTCAGATGCTTATTGaaat GTACTACGAATTCGATGATATTGTTATCAGAGAATTGTTGGGCAAAAAATTAACCTCGAAAAGTAGGAAAGATATGGACGAAGTATCGGAAAAGACGGGTATTACGTTAAAAAGCTGTCGCAGACAGTACGACAACGTAAAACGAGTATCTAAGGTTGTCGAGGATTTGCCAGGCTCCTTGGTCACTAATATCGAGCAACACTTTTTACTATCCGAAGACCTTGCCAA GCGATACGCGGCTGTGGTGTTCATCGCGTGTCTCAGATTCGAAATGAACAAAAGGAAGCTGCAATTTCTAACATTTCCGGATTTATATCATTGCGCCAATAGTATGATGTCACTGTGGACATATCGCTGCGTAGGTTCCGAATACTTCGATACGGATTTGgacagagaatttttattcgaactgGCAGACTGTAGGATATACTTGGAAAATAATGTACAACACAAACA TTTAGTATGTATCAAACTGAAACCTATGATTCCTGAACGTTGTTATCAAGAAGTGGACAGCAATTTTCGTTCCTACTCCAGAGCGATATTGGGACTAGGATGTAATCTTCATCGGTCCAGAGACCTAAGGTTCTTCTTTTTAGAATTGGTAGAGAAATGCATTGAACCATGGCGCCAAATCAATTGGAGTCACACGGATCTTAGGAACTTTCTAACAGTTTATACACAATGCGCGTTAGATATGCCTGTACTGAG agaCGGAGGATTAAGGGACGCTTTCGAACGCTACATGACTGTCATAACATGTTGTTTATTACGTATGTATCATACATGA